The genome window CGGGCATGACGTGTAAACGGTCGTCAAATGTGTATGACCGTTCTCCCAGGTAGAGGGCGACTCCGGCGATGAACGCGTCTCCTACCGTGTCGCGTAATTTGCGCATGGGGGCAAAGCTTTCACCGGGGACTCTGCTTCCTGCTTTGATTTCGAACGCGATGATTGCGCCGTCGTCGCGTTCGATAACAAGGTCGACCTCATCGTGGTCGTGGGTTCGCCAATGGCCGATCCCGGCTATTCCGTCAATCCAGGACGCCTCTCGCTGTATTTCTCCGACGACGAAGGTTTCGAGGAGATGCCCGAATTCAGTCAGCGATGTTGCGTCGCGGCGTGCCAGTTTCTCGGGGGTGAGACGTAGCAGTCGCGCTGCGACGCCGGAGTCGATGATGTGGAGTTTGGGGGTGGCAGCGGTTCGTGCGGTCAAGGTCGAGTGCCATGCGGGAAGCCGCTGCACGAGGAAGACGGCTTCTAGGAGTTTCGTGTAGCTGTCGGCTGTTCGGTCGTCGAGTGTGATGTCAGTTGCCGCGCGGGCAATGTTGAGTACTTGGGCTGTTTGGCTGGCGAGCCTTCCTAATAGGCGGGGCAGCATGGCGGATTGTCTGATGTTGGAGAGTTCCCGGGCGTCGCGTTCGAGGGTCAACCGGATGTAGTCGTCGAACCAACGATTTCTTGATGCCGCGGTTGTTCGTTCGATCGCGATCGGGAACCCGCCCCGGGTAATGCGTTGGATGTAGTCATCGCGGGTCGTCTTCGAGGCGGATGCTTGTATTGCAGTGGCAGGGGACGAGAAGAGCGTGTCGACAAGGTGGCTTGCGTGTCCTCCGATCTCTGCCTGTGTCAGGGGATAGATGGTCATCCGGTTCAGCCGTCCGGTCAGCGATTGCGCCGCTTTGGGCAACGCGTCATGTCGGGTTGACCCGGCCAGAAGGAAACGGCCCGGACGTGTGTTCTTGTTGAGCTGGGCTTTGATCGCATCCAAAACTAAGGGTGCTTTCTGGTATTCGTCCACACACACCGGGGGCGTGCCCGCCATGAATAGCCTCGGGTCCGCCAGGACGGCATCTCGGGTTGCTAAATCATCCAGGTCGATGACCTCTGCGTTGTGGGCATCAGCCAAGGATTTCAGCAGGGTGGACTTGCCTACGGAGCGTG of Cryobacterium psychrophilum contains these proteins:
- a CDS encoding ATP-binding protein is translated as MTSASPHHVERRAISVIRDRMTEEPVVLLEGPRSVGKSTLLKSLADAHNAEVIDLDDLATRDAVLADPRLFMAGTPPVCVDEYQKAPLVLDAIKAQLNKNTRPGRFLLAGSTRHDALPKAAQSLTGRLNRMTIYPLTQAEIGGHASHLVDTLFSSPATAIQASASKTTRDDYIQRITRGGFPIAIERTTAASRNRWFDDYIRLTLERDARELSNIRQSAMLPRLLGRLASQTAQVLNIARAATDITLDDRTADSYTKLLEAVFLVQRLPAWHSTLTARTAATPKLHIIDSGVAARLLRLTPEKLARRDATSLTEFGHLLETFVVGEIQREASWIDGIAGIGHWRTHDHDEVDLVIERDDGAIIAFEIKAGSRVPGESFAPMRKLRDTVGDAFIAGVALYLGERSYTFDDRLHVMPVDRLWS